A single Xylanimonas cellulosilytica DSM 15894 DNA region contains:
- a CDS encoding pilus assembly protein FlpE — protein sequence MAASSTPLVAVVGASGGIGTSCVAAALAHGLRRATGRGVLVDLDAGGSGIDVLLGIEDEPGARWPALADARGDVDGRGLLASLPRWGSVPVLSGLRNVPSAPDDDVVLDVCAALLRAGEAVVADLPRPGAWTPAVRALVTGAEDILVVAAATLPGAAGAVAVARTLAGVAEGRVRLVVHRTQPGGPPADDLETLTGLEVVAQVGRDRGLAAAIERGEGPRVGRGTRLARLAEELVAATGADRATGPRGVGAVQSGVVGDGVLRSAR from the coding sequence ATGGCAGCTTCCTCCACACCGCTCGTCGCCGTCGTCGGAGCCTCCGGCGGGATCGGCACCTCCTGCGTCGCCGCCGCGCTCGCCCACGGGCTGCGCCGGGCCACCGGGCGCGGCGTGCTCGTCGACCTCGACGCCGGCGGATCCGGGATCGACGTGCTGCTCGGCATCGAGGACGAGCCCGGCGCCCGCTGGCCCGCGCTCGCCGACGCGCGCGGCGACGTCGACGGCCGCGGCCTGCTCGCCTCGCTGCCCCGGTGGGGCAGCGTGCCCGTGCTGTCCGGGTTGCGGAACGTTCCGTCGGCGCCCGACGACGACGTCGTGCTCGACGTGTGCGCGGCACTGCTGCGGGCCGGGGAGGCGGTCGTGGCGGACCTGCCCCGGCCCGGGGCGTGGACCCCGGCGGTGCGGGCTCTGGTCACCGGGGCCGAGGACATCCTCGTGGTGGCGGCCGCGACCTTGCCCGGTGCGGCCGGGGCCGTCGCGGTGGCACGGACCCTCGCCGGCGTCGCCGAGGGGCGGGTGCGGCTCGTCGTGCATCGGACACAGCCCGGCGGACCGCCCGCCGACGACCTGGAGACGCTGACCGGGCTGGAGGTGGTCGCCCAGGTCGGCCGCGACCGGGGCCTGGCCGCGGCGATCGAGCGCGGCGAAGGGCCACGGGTCGGGCGCGGCACACGCCTGGCACGCCTGGCGGAGGAGCTCGTCGCGGCGACCGGCGCCGACCGGGCGACCGGGCCGCGAGGTGTCGGCGCGGTCCAGTCCGGCGTCGTGGGTGACGGCG